A DNA window from Schistocerca americana isolate TAMUIC-IGC-003095 chromosome 4, iqSchAmer2.1, whole genome shotgun sequence contains the following coding sequences:
- the LOC124613519 gene encoding uncharacterized protein LOC124613519 has protein sequence MREQCVPEKYVKLVKEMYRGAMTQVRSSVGMTNEFPVTVGLHQESALSPYLFDLIMGVLVKYVKKEAPRNMMFADDVVLCEQSIDRLEERLEDWRKTLEERGKKISGTKSEYLALKDVQMRSCKIQDDELKSVCKFKYLGS, from the coding sequence atgagagagcagtgcgtgccagagaagtatgtgaagttagtgaaggaaatgtacagaggagcaatgacacaggtgagaagtagtgtgggcatgacaaacgAGTTTCCAGTAACAGTAGGGTTACATCAAGAGTCTGCGCTTAGcccctacctctttgacctgattatgggtGTGCtggtgaaatatgtgaagaaagaAGCGCCGcggaatatgatgtttgcggatgatgtggttctttgtgagcagagcatcgacagacttgaagaaaggctggaggattggaggaagacactagaagaaagagggaagAAAATTAGcgggacaaagtcagaatatttagcactgaaggatgtgcagatgaggtcttgcaagatccaggatgatgagctgaaatcggtctgcaaatttaaatacctggggtcctaa